DNA from Candidatus Paceibacterota bacterium:
TTGATAAATATCCTGTTCCTCCAGGGCCTTTTACTTTTACTGGAATTGACCTGTCTGTCGTGGTGCCGTCTCCAAGCTGGCCATATGTATTATACCCCCATGAAACTACCGTGCCGTCTGATTTTAGAGCCATAGAATGAGTTCCCTTGGAAAAAATAGCAACAACACTCGACAGATAACCGCCTCCTGCTACTTCCGCATCCGTTGTCACACTACTGTTTGCCCATTCCGAATCGGTGTATCCACTTGCCGTAGCTTTTACTCTCCAATAGTATGTTGTATCATCATCAAGACCACTGAACGATTGAGATGTTTCTGAAGGAGTTTGGGATTGAACTAAATTACTGTAAGTGTCGTTTGAATGAACTTCCACGGTATAGCCATCAGCGTTTGCGACACTATTCCAGTTTGCAGTAAATCCGCTTGTAGTTATACTTGTATTTGAAAGGCTTTGAGGAGTAGATAATTGTTCTTGAACAACCTCTTCGCTTGTTATATATATACTGTATTTAAACGTATCACTATTATAATCGGTTAAGGTTGAAGGGAAACTGCCATATGTAACTGCTTTCGTTCTTCCAATTGACTCTGATACGGTATCATAAGCAATATGAGTATTTGAGACATCTCCCATAGAAACAATAAGGTAGTTTGTTGATGCTAAAAAAGAAGGGGCACTTAAAAAATTAAGAGTAATCCAGTTTTCAGTATCAGGTTCCCAATTACTTAAATATTCGCCCGTTGCTCCATTGGTTAAAAAATTATAGTCACTATCGTAAACACCACTTCTTATTTTAAAATTCCCCGACTTATCTCTTCTAATATGGGTATGTACACTTATTCCCGTCTGAGCCGAACTCGGAGATTGAAAAAAACTTCCCATAATTGATCCTCCAATATTTCTATCTGAAGATCCCTTACTCGTAAATCCAAAAGTAGGATCCACTTTTACAGGATATATCGCATTGTCTAAAAACTCTTGAGAAACCTTTACACTTAAAATTTCTCTTTCTTCGTCTATATTTAATTCTCCCCAAACCTCTTTTCCTAAAGCATCAACTATTTTTGGCCTATATATGTGAAACGCCTTTCCAATTCCATATATTTCCGCTTCTTCTTTGCTTCTTGTTTTTTCATGGTCCTTATGATAAACAGCATAAGAACCAATAATATCTTCCGGCCTATGAAATCCTTCCTCTGTCTCTTCTTTAGTTAATTCTCCTTGATACCAGAAGAGAAGATTTTCTGATTCTATTTTATACTCAAATAAATTTGTACTGGGTTTTTCTCTTAAGACAAGCTCTATTTCAAATTTCTCGACATCTTCCATTCTTTGTTTTTGAACCAAATCTTTTCTTTCGGAATACTTAATCCATTCTTTAGAATCTAACTCTTCCTTTAAAGAATTTACAATTTCTGTCTCTTCAATGGTAAGCGAATCTTTCAGCAGTTCTAAATCTGTTTTTTCCGCAATTTTTTCAACTATCTTTTCTCCAAATGAATAATCTATGTTTTTATTAATACTCCTTAAGCCATCAAGAGAAACAATAACTTCAAATGCTTTCAAATAATCTCTTGTCGCTTTTAAAAATCTGTCGTCTTTTAGAGGAGAATCAAGATAAAAAGCAAAATGAATATAGTCGCCGTCAACGGATTTTCTACCAACTATCTTCGGCTTTATGCCGTCAAGATAGTACATTGTATTTGAAAAACTTTTGACATTGTCAATACCATAATCCTTGAGCACTTCATCGTAAGCGTCCGTTACAATATCCATGTACTTTTCTGGATCTTTTGATATTTCCTTATTATATAGAGTAATACTGATAATTCCTTCCTTATTTACAAAAACAACGGGACTTCCGTCTCCTTTTTCCATGGTTGCGTATCTTCCAATCGGAAGATCCACATCTTCAAAACGCAAATCTCTTTCTGTTTCGCGAGTTCCATAAAATTGATAGCCATCTTCATTTGAAGTATATAATGTTATTGTCGGAGAATAATCGTCTTTATGCTGAAATATTTCGTAATAGGCATTCATGCTATATAAATCAATAGCGCCAAAATTAAAATATCGTAAAACTTTCTCGTTTTCAGAAGCAAGAGTTTTAGAAGTACCAATTAATTTTCTAAAAAAACCAAATATATTCGGCTCTACTAAATTATCTTTTTTTTCAGAATTACCAACTCTATAAAAATGCACTTCTTTATTGCCGTTTTTTGCTTTTATTATTTCTTCTTCTTTAGAAATCTCAAAAATCCCTTCTTCTCCTGCATATTCAATATAAAAACTGGCATCTCCTTTCCACTTATTTATCTTGGCATAAGGATTTCCCGAATCTTTCCCTATTCCTATTTCAATATCATCTTCTCCAGGTATGCTTATTGTAATTATTTCTTTCTGATTTAAGAAAAATAATCCAATTAAAATAACAAGGAGAGAAAAAAGGGCAATTATTGTAAATATTATTTTTTTAGAAAAAAATTTCATATTTTTTAAATATTATTCAACTACATCTTTCACTTGAACAGGAGTGCATCTTGATGTCGTAGTTCCGTCTCCAAGTTCTCCAAAAGAATTGCCTCCCCAGGCATAAACAGTTCCGTCTGATTTTAGAGCAAGGGAATGATAAAGTCCTCCCATAATACTTTCAATATCGGTCAAATAACCGACACCACCTACTCCTTTTACTTGGACTGGAGTAGGCGGCCAATTAGTTGTTGTTCCGTTTCCCTGTTGGCAAAAAGTATTATTCCCCCAAGCAAAAACAGTTCCGTCTGATTTTAGAGCGAGAGAATGGTAGCTTCCAGCTGCAATTTCTATAACATCAGTTAGATAGCCAACTCCTCCGACTCCTTTTACCTGGATGGGAGTAAGACGACTATTATTTGATCCGTCTCCAAGCTGACCGTAGTCACCGCCTCCCCAGGCATAAACGGTTCCGTCTGATTTTAGAGCGAGAGAATGGTAGCTTCCAGCTGCAATTTTTGTAATACCGGTCAAATAACCAACGCCAGCTAATCCTTTTACTTGGACTGGAGTATATTTATCAGAAGAATCACCGTTTCCCGATGCAGAACCAGATCCCCAGGCATAAACGGTTCCGTCTGATTTTAGGGCAAGAGAATGAAGATCTCCTGCTGCAATTTCCTCAATATTTGCTAAATAGCCAACTCCTCCGACTCCTTTGACTTGGACGGGAATATATTTGCTTACAGTAGTACCGTCTCCAAGTATACCGCGAATATTTCTTCCCCAGGCATAAACGGTTCCGTCTGATTTTAGGGCAAGAGAATGAGTTTGTCCTCCAGCAATCTTTATGGCAGTTCCCTCCGTTTTAGTACATTGCTCTTCTTCCTCCTCCTCTTCCTCTTCCTCCTCTTCTCCGGGAATTTCCTCTCCGCATCCAACCGTAGCGCTTATACATCCTCCATTTGCAATACTTGCTCTTTTATCGTCCATAATGCAAAAATACTTTCCGCTTCTATGAAGACGAGCCGAAACGCAATAATTATCTCCGTCTGCAAAACAGGCAACAGTTCCTCCTTGTTTTTCTATATCTTCCTGGATAACATCAAGTCCTCTCTCATTTGATAAAGATGTTCCGCTAGAACAAAGAGCGTTATAGGTTCCGTAGTTTGAGTGTATCATTTCGGCAACCGAATCAACCTGGGCTATCCCCAAAGAAATTCTTGAATCTCTCCCTGAATCTTTTGAAGAAGAAAGATATCCGGCAACAGTCGAAGCCAAAACACCCAAGAAAAAAACCACAAGCAAAACTTCTACCAGAGTAAATCCTTTTTTCTTAAAGTTTTTTCCAAATATTTTTATCATACTGCAATTTTCCTTTTTTTAATTCTACGTTTTATTATACCAAAAAGTATAGAACAAGGAAATACAAGAAAGCTATTTTATTCTTGTTTTTCAAAAAAGAACAAAATTTTATAATAAACTTCTCCAAGATGCTCCTTTGTCGCAAGATCGGATTTTTTCAAATTTTCAGGAGATGGAAAAATATCAAACATATTATACTCCCCTTTTCTTTTAAAATCCGTTGGAGAAGGAATGGGAGAAAGTCCGACTCTCTGAAATTCTTTAACCGCCCTGTTCATATGATAGGCAGAAGTAACAAGAAAAAAGGGTTCATCGTTTATTATTTCTTTTACGTTCCTTACGTTTTCCCAAGTATTTTTTGAACTTCCTTCTATGGTTATTTTTTCAGACGGGACTCCTCTGGAAATAAAAAAATTCCTAACCGCAAAGGCCTCTTCGCTCTTTGGATTTAAAGGATCCGTTCCGGAAATAATAATACCGGCTCTATGATTTAAAGTATGGCTTATGCGCAAGACCTCGCTTCCTCTTAAAATATCACTCTCTCTTCCTCCTAAGAGAAGCACTACTTTATTTGCCTTATCCATTTCTTCTTCTTTCAAGAAAGAATATTCTTTTTCAAGAGGATTAAGAAGAAAATCAGAAACAGGAGAAACGGAAAAAGCATAGTAAAAAAGAAAAGAGAGAATAATAAAAGCTCTTCCTGTTTTTTTCTTTTTCAAAAAGAGAAAAAAGGCCCCGAATAGAAAAAACAAGGCCGCAAGAACGCTGGGTAAAAGAAACAATTGCGATATATTTTTAATAGTCAGCATTTGAATTAAAAAGAGGGCTAAAATCCCAATTAGGATTTATTCTTTTGGCTTCTTCCACTTTTTCAATTGCAAGTTCTCTATTTTTTAAAACATCTTTAATAATCCTTATCGAATAAAAATGGGATTCCATGATTCCCGGCTCAAGTTCAATGGCTTTTTGGGTAAGCAAAAGCGCCTCTTCCGGATTGCCTTCTTTTACCTTTGCTTCCGCTAAAAACCAATACGCTGTTTGTTTTTTTGGAGAAATCTCAATTGCTTTTTCCAGAACCTCTTTTGCTCTGCCTACATAAACCATTGCCTCGTCTAAAATTTCTTCTGTTACATTTCTCTCGTTTATGGCTATAAAAATATTGACATATTGAAGGTAAAGGCGTCCCAAAGAAATATGGCTGTTATAGTCAAATGGAGAACGCAAAATTTCATCTTCAAGCTCGTTTATAAAAAAGATTATCTCGTTTAGAGCGCCACTGCTTTTTCCCGTATAAGCAATAATTCTTGATGCCATCTGCTTTCTTATATGATCTCTTCCTAAAGGAGAGATATATATTGCTTCTTTTGCAAGTTCAATTCTCTTTTCAGATCCCACTTCGCTTCTAAAGGATTCTATTATTAAAGTGCTCGCTTTATAAGGCCTTATTACAAAATAATTAAGGTAAAAAAGAAAAAGCAAAAAAATAAGAAATATTATAATGACGCTTGGATCTTTTACTTTTTCAAAAGAATATTCTTCTTTTTTTGAAAGCCCGGAAATAAAGGCGAGAATAAGAAAAAGCATAATTAAACTGCTAACAACGTCAAAAACAGTAAGGCCTTGGACAAAATATGCGGCAAAAAGAGAAGTAAATATTCCCGCTTCAATAAAACCGGTTTCCTTTTTAAAATATTTTCTCCACAGGAAAAATAGAACAGAACCAAAAAGGAAGAAATAAAAAACAGAGCCGATTATGCCAAAAGAAACAAGATTGTCATGCCAGAAATTATGGGCCCTGTCATAAAGAGTGTCAGCTCCGCATCTTTCTGTTCCAAGGCAAGGGTTATAATGCTTTGAAAAAGCAAGAGGAAAATTCTCCAGCCCCCATCCAAAAATCGGCTTATCTAAAAATCCCTTTAAGGAAATTTCCCAGACAATCGTTCTTCCTCCTATTGTTCCAAGATTTGATTTTGAAAGAAAGCTTTGAGCCGTCTCGCTTTTAGGGTTAAGGACTATTAAAAATCCTGCTATGGAAAAAAGAAAAGCAATTAAAATAATAATTCCTGATAAAATTCTTAAAAATCCTTTTTTTTCAAAAAGCAAAAACAGAAGATAAAATAAAATGATTCCGGAAACAAAAGAAATAAGGGCAGCTCTTCCTCCAGGATTAAATATAAGAGAAAAAGAAATTATTGCAAAAAAAATACCTCCCAAAATTCTGTAGTAATCTTTATTTTTCAAAAAGAGATACAATGCTATAAAAGCATTAAAAAGAAGATAAGTTCCCATAAAGGAAGTATTTCCGGTAGTCGCTCCCCCGCTAAAGCTTACTGTTTCAATTCCAACAAATCTGTCATACATTGCAATAATTCCCAAAACAGAAGCGATAAAAGCGCTTGAAGAAAAAACAACTTTCCATTCCCAGTTTCTGAAAATAGAAGTCGCAGCGAGGAAAAAACCAAACAAATGAAGATGCATTAAAAAACCGGTCATTCTCTCATGATTTGACCAAAAACTGTTTTGAAAATCTTCTCCCAAAAATGAATTTAAAAAAAGAACCCCGATAAAAAGAGAAAGAGAAAAAAGAATTATATTTTTTGAAGGAAGAAAATTTCTGTTATGAATCGCAAGAACAAGCCAGGAGAAAAAAGCAATCTGGGAAAAAAACATAAAGTAAATGCTCTTTGGCCCTATAAAAGGGAAAAACATGTCTTTTGAAATAACAAGAGGAGCAATAAGAGAAAGCAGAACGGCAATAAAAGCAACGTTTCTGAAAATAAAAGTCAAATTATCTTCATTATTTATTTTGTAACTCATTTTTTTATTATATCAATTTTAAAAGCAAAGACAATATAAATTGTTTATTAATTAAGATTTAAAAAATCTTCCATAAGAATTTTTATCTTTTCTTTTTGAGCGCCTTCTTTCATCTTATCTAAAAACAAAGAAAGCTTTTCTTTATCTACTGCATCTTCCTGATTTGCTTTGAAT
Protein-coding regions in this window:
- a CDS encoding prepilin-type N-terminal cleavage/methylation domain-containing protein, yielding MIKIFGKNFKKKGFTLVEVLLVVFFLGVLASTVAGYLSSSKDSGRDSRISLGIAQVDSVAEMIHSNYGTYNALCSSGTSLSNERGLDVIQEDIEKQGGTVACFADGDNYCVSARLHRSGKYFCIMDDKRASIANGGCISATVGCGEEIPGEEEEEEEEEEEEQCTKTEGTAIKIAGGQTHSLALKSDGTVYAWGRNIRGILGDGTTVSKYIPVQVKGVGGVGYLANIEEIAAGDLHSLALKSDGTVYAWGSGSASGNGDSSDKYTPVQVKGLAGVGYLTGITKIAAGSYHSLALKSDGTVYAWGGGDYGQLGDGSNNSRLTPIQVKGVGGVGYLTDVIEIAAGSYHSLALKSDGTVFAWGNNTFCQQGNGTTTNWPPTPVQVKGVGGVGYLTDIESIMGGLYHSLALKSDGTVYAWGGNSFGELGDGTTTSRCTPVQVKDVVE
- a CDS encoding YdcF family protein, yielding MFLLPSVLAALFFLFGAFFLFLKKKKTGRAFIILSFLFYYAFSVSPVSDFLLNPLEKEYSFLKEEEMDKANKVVLLLGGRESDILRGSEVLRISHTLNHRAGIIISGTDPLNPKSEEAFAVRNFFISRGVPSEKITIEGSSKNTWENVRNVKEIINDEPFFLVTSAYHMNRAVKEFQRVGLSPIPSPTDFKRKGEYNMFDIFPSPENLKKSDLATKEHLGEVYYKILFFFEKQE
- a CDS encoding O-antigen ligase family protein, whose amino-acid sequence is MSYKINNEDNLTFIFRNVAFIAVLLSLIAPLVISKDMFFPFIGPKSIYFMFFSQIAFFSWLVLAIHNRNFLPSKNIILFSLSLFIGVLFLNSFLGEDFQNSFWSNHERMTGFLMHLHLFGFFLAATSIFRNWEWKVVFSSSAFIASVLGIIAMYDRFVGIETVSFSGGATTGNTSFMGTYLLFNAFIALYLFLKNKDYYRILGGIFFAIISFSLIFNPGGRAALISFVSGIILFYLLFLLFEKKGFLRILSGIIILIAFLFSIAGFLIVLNPKSETAQSFLSKSNLGTIGGRTIVWEISLKGFLDKPIFGWGLENFPLAFSKHYNPCLGTERCGADTLYDRAHNFWHDNLVSFGIIGSVFYFFLFGSVLFFLWRKYFKKETGFIEAGIFTSLFAAYFVQGLTVFDVVSSLIMLFLILAFISGLSKKEEYSFEKVKDPSVIIIFLIFLLFLFYLNYFVIRPYKASTLIIESFRSEVGSEKRIELAKEAIYISPLGRDHIRKQMASRIIAYTGKSSGALNEIIFFINELEDEILRSPFDYNSHISLGRLYLQYVNIFIAINERNVTEEILDEAMVYVGRAKEVLEKAIEISPKKQTAYWFLAEAKVKEGNPEEALLLTQKAIELEPGIMESHFYSIRIIKDVLKNRELAIEKVEEAKRINPNWDFSPLFNSNADY